The window CCTTCGCCGTAGACCTTAGTAAGCCCCACTGCTTGAATAAGAGAAGCTTCCGAACGTTTTTCATTCATACCGTAACGCCTCAACAGGATCAAGCTTTGCCGCCTGATGCGCAGGATAAATTGTTGCACCAAAACTGATGATAATAGCAGCCAGACAGACGAAAAATACATCCCAGAATTCTATTTTTACGGGGAGATTTGAGATGTAGTAAATATCCTTGGGAAGTTCTATAAAATGATATCGTTTAAGAATGCCGCAGAGAATAAATCCTCCCACCAGCCCAAGAATTGTTCCGCAAATGCCTATAAATAGCCCCACAAGCATAAAGACACGTCGAATGCGTGATGCTGTCGCCCCCATCGCTTTCATTATTGCGATGTCTTTTGATTTGTCCATTACCAACATTATAAGCGAACTGACAATATTAAAAGCTGCTACAAGTACGATCAGAGTAAGGATGATAAACATGGCAGTTTTTTCGAGCTTGAGAGCGGAGAAAAGGTTTCTGTTCATCTGCATCCAGTCTCTGACCCAGTAGGAATAACCAAGCTTTTCCTGAATCATCGATGCTACCCTGGATGCATCATCGGCATCTAGAAGCCAAATTTCAATTCCCATTATTCGATCCGTCATACCTGAAAGTTGTTGAGCCTCACGAAGACTTATAAATGCAAATGTTTGATCGTAATCATATACTCCCGATTGAAATAAACCAACCACTCGATAGGCTCGGCTTCTCGGAACTTGTCCCATAGGAGTAATTCTTCCAGATGGGACGAGAATATTTACAACATCATTGAGGTGAAGGTTCAATTGTTTTGCCAATTCGACACCGAGAATAATACCGGGGGTGGTTAGCTCTTTTCCTGATAGAGAAGTATTTTCGATGTCATCGATCCGTCCCATGATTAGATTTTTGGCGATCATTTCTGAACGGTCTTTGTGAACATCGACACCTCGAATAACTGCCCCGGTTGACCTTCCTCCGGAACTTAACAGTCCCTGAAGGTATATAAAAGGTGATGTAATTCTTATTCCCGGCAGGCTATTTATTTCATTAATTACCGATTCGTAGTCCGGAATACTTCCATGAAGACTTCTTACAACCACATGAGCTGTTGCTCCCAGAATTCTCTCCCTTAAATCGCTCTGGAATCCGTTCATCACAGCAAGCACCACTATAAGAGCCATAACCCCTACTGCGACCCCGGCTATGGATATAACGGTTATAAGAGAAAGAAGCCCTTGTCGTTTGCGAGCTCGAAAGTATCTAAGCCCCACAAACCACTCAAATGGAAGCCTTTCCTGAAGATACACAGCCTTAATCGTCCTTCTTTTCTGGTTTAAGTTGTGGAAAGAGTATAACATCTCTTATGGATGGCATGTCTGTAAAAAGCATCACTACTCTGTCAATACCAATTCCTTCTCCTGCCGCAGGAGGCATGCCATACTCAAGAGCGCGAATGTAGTCTTCATCCATTTCGTGAGCCTCCTCATCCCCGGCTCGCTTTGCTTCGATCTGTTTTATAAACCGTTCTTTTTGGTCGCGAGGATCGTTGAGTTCCGAAAAGGCATTAGCCATTTCCCTTCCTGCAATAAAGAGCTCAAATCTATCAACAAACTCCGGATTTTCATCGTTTTTTCTTGAAAGCGGTGAAACTTCAAGCGGGTAGTGAATGATAAAGGTTGGCTGAATGAGTTTTGGTTCAACGGTAAGGTCAAATAGCTTTGTGAGTAACTTTCCGTGTCCTTCGTATCGTTCTACGGGGATGCCAAGAGATCTTGCGAGTTCGGCGGTTCCTTCAAATGAAACTAGCTTTTCTTCAGGGAGTCCACCAATTACGGAAAGACTTTCCATAAACTTGTAAACTTTCCAGGGGGGCGAAAGATCGATAAGTTGTCCTTGATAAGTAATTTGCTGATTACCGCCGTTTACAGCATCGCAAAGCGTCACAAAAAGTTCTTCCGTAAGTTTTATTAAGTCTTCATAGGTTGCATAAGCCTGATAAAATTCAAGCATCGTAAATTCAGGATTGTGCTGAGTCGATATGCCTTCATTTCTGAAGTTTCGGTTAAGTTCAAAGACTCGTTCAAATCCACCTACAAGAAGTCTTTTGAGATAAAGTTCGGGGGCAATTCTGAGATATAGATCTATTCCCAAAGCATTGTGATGGGTTTTGAAAGGCTTTGCTGTTGCTCCCCCAGGAATAGGTTGCATCATAGGGGTTTCTACTTCCATAAAACCTCTGTCTGTAAGAAATTGGCGTATAGTTTGGATAATCTTTGTTCTCTTCCGGAAAACTTCACGAACGAAGTCGTTCATAATGAGATCTACATATCTTTGACGGTAGCGGATTTCGACGTCCTTTAGCCCATGGAATTTTTCCGGAAGGGGTCTGAGGTTTTTAGTGAGAAGCACGAAGTCTTCCACCAGAATGGTTAGTTCTCCTGTTTTTGTGCGGAAAGCTGGTCCTTGGACTCTAACGATGTCCCCAATATCTATTTTTTTTGCAAAGGCAAACTGGTCTTCCGGCATGCGGTTTTTCTGAAGGTAAATCTGAAGACGTGCTCGATCGTCTTGAAGATGCATGAAAATAGACTTACCAAAGGAGCGTATCGCCATGATCCGCCCTGCGATGCAGAATCGATCTTGGGATTCTTCGAGTTCCTCACTCGTTTTGTTCATGAGCTTTTCGACAACATCAGAAAGCTTGTGGGTTACTCTGTAATGATTTGGATAAAGCGGTATACCTTCCCGCTCGAATGTTTCTGCCTTTTTAAATCGCTCTTTCATTACGATATTCAGATCTTCCATCTTTCACCATCCCTTCATCACTTGATTATTAGCATGATTTTTAGCACTTTTACCACGCGGTTTCGAAACGCTAGATGAAAGCTTCTATTCAGTCAAGCGGTTCATGATCCTGACCTCTTAAAAAATCCCGAGATTGTAAATCCTATGATTAGAAGCCCTATAATGGCAAGGGTCCACTCATCTTGGGAAACGATTCTTACAATACCAGAAATCAAAACACCTATTCCCCCAATAAGGCAAAGTATGCGTGTCCCGGTACTCATTAGTTTGCTTTCCTCTCATTAAATAGCTTTTTCTATAATTAATAATCCCCATCTCATGACGAATTATCCTTTTTATTAATCTTTCCTTGCTTAGCTTGTTGTGCTTTTTTACGTGTGATAAATGAAAAAGTCAAAGGAGAGAACAAACGAAAAGGAAGGCGCGATTTTTCATGGCTAATCTGAACAGAAGCTATGTTCTTTCTTTTAACCCTGTAATCGAATCTGTAAAATACCGGATCTGTGCTGGGAGGGCTTTGAACGAAAAAGACATTTCACTCATGAAACGGGCTCGAGCAATTATTTTGCCTCAGGGATGTTCCTCTGAACTTTACTGGGCAGCAGTGCGCTGCTGCCCTAATGTCTTTCCTGACTACCACTGCCGTTTCCTTTACCCAGGAAAAACTGGTCAGATCAGGATGTTTAGAGCTTTTGGGATTCCTCATCCTAGAACCATGCTTTTTGGTTCCGTCAGTATTTTTTGCTACTCTATGCTGGATTCTCTTTCTTATCCGGTTGTCGTAAAAAGCGCTGTTGGTGGGGAAGGGGAGAATATCTTTTTTGTGCCTGATCGAAAAACTATGAATGATGTTCTTGAGCGAATAAGGCTTTTAGAACGATCAGGGGTTTTTGGGTTTCTTATTCAGGATTACGTTCCCAATAACGGTAAAGATCTTCGAGTTATTATCATGGGTAAAAGGCTTTATGCATATTGGCGTGTTGCTTCGGAAGGAGAATTCCTGCACAATATTTCCAAAGGGGCTACATTAGATCTAAAGTCAGATGAAAAGAAAATCCAGGCTGGCATTTTGTTAGGGGATACCTTGCGAAAACTCACAGGCATCAACCTTGCCGGGATTGATGTTATTTTCCATAAAGAAGACCTGGAAGGGAAAAATCCCCTTCTTCTGGAAGTAAACTACTTTTTCGGTCGCAAAGGGCTTGGTGGAGACGCCGTTTATTATCAGCTTCTAAATGAAACTGTAAGAGAATGGTTGTCATCTTTACCTGGCGATTAACCGCCCCCTACCGGAGGAAAGAAAGCAACTCTTTCGGATCCCTTTAGCTTATGATCCAGTGAAGAATGGATTCCATCAACCATGACTATTTTAACTTCTTCTTTTGGAATGCCCAGTATCTCGATAACTCTATTTACGGACGCACCGGGTTCGACAGACACGGAAATTCCCTTTTCCGGATCGTAATCAGGAATAAAACGCCTTAGAGTAGCGGCAAGAAGTACTTGCAGAGGCATAAAAAGCTTCTCCTATTTGGCGTTTGTTGGTTGATGTTGCCCGTGGCGAAAAACTCTTTTTACATGAACATTAGACACAAGAGCTGCGTAATCCTTCCCTTGCTCTACTCGCACATTGATCGTCTGATGGTCAATTTCCATATACTTTGAAAGTACGGCTATAATATCATTTTTAATTTTTTCCATCACTTCCGGTTCGATGCTCAACCTATCATGAAGAAGCACAATCTGCATTCTGTCCCTTGCTATTTTGCCACTTTTTCTGTCGGTAAAAAATCTCTTTATTGCATCGAGCATTGCTTTAGCTCCTTGTTCAATTAGAGTTAACCGCTATCAAGCATTCCACAGGAGTTTTTTCACTATTCCCAGCAAGCCACCTTCATGATTATCGGAAGGAATTGGAATGTTTTCTCCTTCTAGCCTTCCTGCGATTCGCTTAAAAGCTGCTGCTGTATTGCTTTTCTTTTCGTGCACCAGCGGAATTCCACGGTTAGTAGATATAACAACTTCTTCGCTTTCGGGGATAACTCCTATAAGTGGTATGGACAGAAGAGAACAGATGTCCTCAGTGGACATCATATCTCCCCGCCGGATCATTTTTTGGTTTACTCGGTTGATTATCAAGTGAATGTCTTTCAGCATATTAGCTTCCAGAAGTCCGATGACTCTATCTGCATCCCGTATGGCAGACACTTCAGGGGTTGTGACAACAAGGGCTTTTTGAGCACCTGCGATGGCGTTTCTAAATCCTTGCTCAATACCTGCAGGGCAGTCCACTAGCACGTAGTCAAAGGTTTCGATGAGATTCTCACAAAGCTTTTTCATGTCTTCAGGTCTGACGGAGTCTTTGTCGCGAGTTTGAGCTGCGGGAATAAGATAAAGAGAATTGATTTTACGATCGCGAATCATCGCCTGTTCTATGCGACATCTTCCTTCGACGATGTCAACCAGATGATAAACTATTCTGTTTTCAAGTCCCATTACCACGTCAAGGTTACGTAAACCTATATCGGCGTCCACAAGGACCACCGATCTTCCTCTCATAGCAAGAGCGGTGCCAAGGTTGGCTACCGTTGTTGTTTTTCCCACGCCCCCTTTTCCGGAGGTAATCACAATGGTTATCCCTGGCATTTTTGTAACTCTCCTTTTGTTAAAAACTCGTAACCTGTATCCGATCGTCTTTTATTTCAGCTATTTCATAGCGTTTGGTCTGCGGCGGTTTGTCCTCCCGGGGCGGCATAGCAACAAGATCAGCAATTCTGAGTTGGCTAGGTTCGATCGATAGAGCCCATATCTTGGAGTCTCTGTTTCCATAGGCTCCAGCATGTGCAATGCCCCGTAAGACTCCAAACACAATAATGTCTCTACCTGCAATTATTTCCGCCCCAGGGTTAACATCTCCAAGCACCACACAATCTTGGGGCGTTTCGATTCTTGTGCCTGAGCGACAGGTCTGCTTTATAATCACAGGTTCTGGTTCTTTTTCCTGAAAGGGAATCTGATGGATTGGAATACCGATTTGCTTTGAAGCCCATTCAAAAAACGAGTCAAACCTGTGTCCAAGTCTGAGTTCTGTAACATTAGCATGCCACTGATTTTTAAGAAGATCCCTCAGGGCTATGATTTCATCGAATCGAAAGGGGCGGAGCCCAAGATCGATTACAATTTTTGCTGACTTGAAAAATCTATTTGATTCCTCCCACCGCTTTTCCAAATATCTAAGTATCATCTGAAAGGGAAGGGATGGATCCAGGATAAATACGAACTGCCCATCCCTTTGAGCCCTTATTTGAACAGCGTGGGAAAATTCCTTGTTCATTCTTCCTCCCCTTACTAATTCCGGGAGCGCTATATTTAGCCTGGGAGTAAGCACCTGACTTTTTTCAACTTATCGATTTTGCTTAACAACCTTCTCTGGCCAGATGACAAATCTTTCCAAATCCCGCCAGTGTGAAATCCGTGGAAAGTCAGTTCCCTTTCTATTCCACGGTTGATCATAGACTATAATCCCAAATCCTTCGGCTCGCAATTTTACACAGGTATCCCAGCGATCTTCAACAAAGACTTTGATGTTCATTTCTCTGAGAATAGCTTGTTTTCTATCGGGATCACCTGTAGCTACCACCTTGATGGCTTCTTGGGGAACATCCGGCAAAATGTTGTGAATCCACCTGGTAATAGATTCAGGCCATATTCTAGCTGTTACAAACCTTAAAGGTGAATATTGGCTCAGTTTTCTAAGAAATTCTGGAGCACCGGGACAGGGTGGCACTCTGAGTGTGTATTCATCACTCAGAACAACGCATATCAGTTCATTAAGAATATCTTTGCTGATTCCAGGAAGACACTTATGAAGTTCATATTCGCAGATGTGCTCTTTTGAAAAATCTTTTATGCCAAGTTTTTCTCTAACCAGATCAACGAAAACAGCCATTGTGTCGGCTACAACTCCATCAATATCAAAAGCTATTTCCCAGGGAAATGCGGAAACACGATCAACTTTTTCTTCTGGCGACTCAGTCAGTGATGCATACTTGAGCTGGTTCGTCGAAGCGGAACCATATTTCATAGACACCTTCCTCCAGGTGGCTGTGAATAACATATCCCACCTTATGGAATACGCTCAGCATCTTTCGGTTTGATGCGAGCACATAAGCACAAAAACCGCTTATTCCCTTACTTTTAGCGATTTCAGACAAATAATGTAATAAAAATGTGCCTATTCCTCGCCGTTGATATTCAGCTCTTACTGCAAAATCCACTTCAGCCATATTGGAACGCTGATCAAGAATATAACGTCCCATGGCGATGATGGTTTCCTTTTTGTTGATTTCTCCCACTATTCCGACAATTGCCATTTCGTGTTCGTAGTCAATATTGCACATTGCCTGGATGTCTCTATGTGGGAAAACTCTCATTGCCGATAGAAAACGGTAATAAATATCCTGATCCGGCAGTGAGTAGAAAAATTCTTGAAGAGCTCTTTCATCTGTGGGTTTTATGGGTCTAAAGAAAATCTGTAGATTATCCGGGAATACTTGATAAACTTCCCATTGACCGGGGTAAAGGGGTTCGTAAATTGGTGGTAGGATCTGGTCCTGGTAAACATACCGAATGCGTTTTGCTTCGGCAAGGAGTCGTTCTCTAAATTTGGGATGAGCTATATTGATCAGAGCTAAAGCTCTTTCTCGTATGGCTTTTCCGAAAAGATTGGCGATCCCGAATTCATTAACCACATACCAGACCGTACTGCGAGGACTTACAACGCCTGCTCCACTTGAAAGATGAGTCACTATGCGGGATTTTCTGCCGTCAGGACTTGTTGAAGGCACAAGGATGATCGTTTTGCCATCTTCTGCTTTTGACGCTCCAACCATAAAATCGATGTAACCACCAACGCCGCTGTATATCTTATGCCCGATGGAATCGGCACACACCTGCCCGGTGATGTCTATTTCCAGAGCCGCATTGATTGCCACCATCTTATGGTTTTGGCTTATGACCATACTGTTATTTACATACTCCGTTGGATATAGCTCCACCTGGGGGTTATTATGAACAAATCGGTAGAGTCTTTCTGTGCCCAGGCAAAAAGTTGCAACGGCTTTGTGAGGATGAAGAGTTTTATGTCGTCCCGTAATAACCCCTTTTTCCATAAGCGCCATATGAGTGTCGGTAATCATGTCGGAATGAAGCCCTAAATCCTTTTTGGATGCCAGGTAACGTGTTGCCGCATCAGTGATGCGACCGATTCCAGTCTGAATGGTTGAAGAATCTTCCACAAGACGCTCTACATATTGTCCTATACGATCATAGATGGCGCTTTTAGGTTGTTGAGCAACCTCCAGAAGGGGTTCGGTATGTTCAACGAAGTAGGAAATTTGAGTCACATGAAGGAATGTGTCCCCCATGGTTCGGGGCATTTTTTCGTTTACTTGAGCGACGACAAATCGAGCGTGTTGAGCCGCCGTTTTGGTTATTTCAACAGAAATACCAAGTGAGCAAAAACCATGTTCATCTGGTGGAGTCACATGAATCAAGCATACATCTAAAGGCAAGTGACCCCCGGGTTTGAACATATTAGGAATAGAAGAAAAATATGCCGGGACATAGTCAGCAAGACCCCAGTTAACAGC of the Thermodesulforhabdaceae bacterium genome contains:
- a CDS encoding lipoprotein-releasing ABC transporter permease subunit yields the protein MYLQERLPFEWFVGLRYFRARKRQGLLSLITVISIAGVAVGVMALIVVLAVMNGFQSDLRERILGATAHVVVRSLHGSIPDYESVINEINSLPGIRITSPFIYLQGLLSSGGRSTGAVIRGVDVHKDRSEMIAKNLIMGRIDDIENTSLSGKELTTPGIILGVELAKQLNLHLNDVVNILVPSGRITPMGQVPRSRAYRVVGLFQSGVYDYDQTFAFISLREAQQLSGMTDRIMGIEIWLLDADDASRVASMIQEKLGYSYWVRDWMQMNRNLFSALKLEKTAMFIILTLIVLVAAFNIVSSLIMLVMDKSKDIAIMKAMGATASRIRRVFMLVGLFIGICGTILGLVGGFILCGILKRYHFIELPKDIYYISNLPVKIEFWDVFFVCLAAIIISFGATIYPAHQAAKLDPVEALRYE
- the lysS gene encoding lysine--tRNA ligase, which gives rise to MEDLNIVMKERFKKAETFEREGIPLYPNHYRVTHKLSDVVEKLMNKTSEELEESQDRFCIAGRIMAIRSFGKSIFMHLQDDRARLQIYLQKNRMPEDQFAFAKKIDIGDIVRVQGPAFRTKTGELTILVEDFVLLTKNLRPLPEKFHGLKDVEIRYRQRYVDLIMNDFVREVFRKRTKIIQTIRQFLTDRGFMEVETPMMQPIPGGATAKPFKTHHNALGIDLYLRIAPELYLKRLLVGGFERVFELNRNFRNEGISTQHNPEFTMLEFYQAYATYEDLIKLTEELFVTLCDAVNGGNQQITYQGQLIDLSPPWKVYKFMESLSVIGGLPEEKLVSFEGTAELARSLGIPVERYEGHGKLLTKLFDLTVEPKLIQPTFIIHYPLEVSPLSRKNDENPEFVDRFELFIAGREMANAFSELNDPRDQKERFIKQIEAKRAGDEEAHEMDEDYIRALEYGMPPAAGEGIGIDRVVMLFTDMPSIRDVILFPQLKPEKKDD
- a CDS encoding MoaD/ThiS family protein, producing MPLQVLLAATLRRFIPDYDPEKGISVSVEPGASVNRVIEILGIPKEEVKIVMVDGIHSSLDHKLKGSERVAFFPPVGGG
- the minE gene encoding cell division topological specificity factor MinE; amino-acid sequence: MLDAIKRFFTDRKSGKIARDRMQIVLLHDRLSIEPEVMEKIKNDIIAVLSKYMEIDHQTINVRVEQGKDYAALVSNVHVKRVFRHGQHQPTNAK
- the minD gene encoding septum site-determining protein MinD — translated: MPGITIVITSGKGGVGKTTTVANLGTALAMRGRSVVLVDADIGLRNLDVVMGLENRIVYHLVDIVEGRCRIEQAMIRDRKINSLYLIPAAQTRDKDSVRPEDMKKLCENLIETFDYVLVDCPAGIEQGFRNAIAGAQKALVVTTPEVSAIRDADRVIGLLEANMLKDIHLIINRVNQKMIRRGDMMSTEDICSLLSIPLIGVIPESEEVVISTNRGIPLVHEKKSNTAAAFKRIAGRLEGENIPIPSDNHEGGLLGIVKKLLWNA
- a CDS encoding septum site-determining protein MinC, translated to MNKEFSHAVQIRAQRDGQFVFILDPSLPFQMILRYLEKRWEESNRFFKSAKIVIDLGLRPFRFDEIIALRDLLKNQWHANVTELRLGHRFDSFFEWASKQIGIPIHQIPFQEKEPEPVIIKQTCRSGTRIETPQDCVVLGDVNPGAEIIAGRDIIVFGVLRGIAHAGAYGNRDSKIWALSIEPSQLRIADLVAMPPREDKPPQTKRYEIAEIKDDRIQVTSF
- a CDS encoding GNAT family N-acetyltransferase, whose protein sequence is MLWKTYYRERTVDAETALRSVLSDGCRVYIAPGCGEPCFLVKALFSVIHHYTEVELIQNLSLGEMPEDWIPWQKHCRLKTFFLGPRSRQAVNWGLADYVPAYFSSIPNMFKPGGHLPLDVCLIHVTPPDEHGFCSLGISVEITKTAAQHARFVVAQVNEKMPRTMGDTFLHVTQISYFVEHTEPLLEVAQQPKSAIYDRIGQYVERLVEDSSTIQTGIGRITDAATRYLASKKDLGLHSDMITDTHMALMEKGVITGRHKTLHPHKAVATFCLGTERLYRFVHNNPQVELYPTEYVNNSMVISQNHKMVAINAALEIDITGQVCADSIGHKIYSGVGGYIDFMVGASKAEDGKTIILVPSTSPDGRKSRIVTHLSSGAGVVSPRSTVWYVVNEFGIANLFGKAIRERALALINIAHPKFRERLLAEAKRIRYVYQDQILPPIYEPLYPGQWEVYQVFPDNLQIFFRPIKPTDERALQEFFYSLPDQDIYYRFLSAMRVFPHRDIQAMCNIDYEHEMAIVGIVGEINKKETIIAMGRYILDQRSNMAEVDFAVRAEYQRRGIGTFLLHYLSEIAKSKGISGFCAYVLASNRKMLSVFHKVGYVIHSHLEEGVYEIWFRFDEPAQVCITD